A region from the Neomonachus schauinslandi chromosome 2, ASM220157v2, whole genome shotgun sequence genome encodes:
- the TRMT9B gene encoding probable tRNA methyltransferase 9B, whose translation MDHEAAQLEKQHVHDVYESTAPYFSDLQSKAWPRVRQFLQEQKPGSLIADIGCGTGKYLKVNSQVYTLGCDYCGPLVEIARSRGCEVMVCDNLQLPFRDQGLDAIISIGVIHHFSTKQRRIRAIKEMARVLVPGGQLMIYVWAMEQKNRHFEKQDVLVPWNRALCSRLFADSSQPGRKQPCAHSERSHPYHPPCSVCSCSVCFQEQCHSQRSHSLDYEPLMARMCCADISKGGEEENGFSNTLGKSFRSWFFSRSLDESTLRKQIERVRPLKNTDGWAHSTISIQPSPHASLDSGPQEPFSTREQNLDEDVFVEMSQKQLEWPRAPATMKHLCGDQQGEVRRNGDGNFLEGANTSENGMNAGDVEEGPPSAGRILRRISALDSTDSNPEETISVEDQQPNVLDSRAFMRYYHVFREGELYGLLKEHVAELHVLSSGNDHGNWCIIAEKKDNCD comes from the exons ATGGATCATGAAGCTGCCCAGCTGGAGAAGCAACACGTGCATGATGTGTATGAGAGCACGGCACCTTACTTCAGTGACCTGCAGAGCAAAGCCTGGCCTCGTGTCCGCCAGTTCCTCCAGGAGCAGAAGCCCGGCAGCCTCATTGCTGACATAG GTTGTGGGACTGGAAAGTATCTTAAAGTGAACAGCCAGGTGTACACCCTGGGCTGTGACTACTGTGGGCCATTGGTAGAGATTGCCCGGAGCAGAGGATGTGAAGTCATGGTATGTGACAACCTTCAGCTCCCCTTTAGGGACCAGGGCTTGGATGCTATCATCTCCATAGGAG tcATACATCATTTTTctacaaaacaaagaagaatcaGAGCAATAAAAGAAATGGCCAGGGTCTTAGTTCCTGGAGGCCAGCTGATGATTTATGTGTGGGCCATGGAACAAAAGAACCGGCACTTTGAGAAGCAAGATGTGCTTGTTCCGTGGAACAGGGCCTTATGCTCCCGGCTTTTCGCAGACTCCAGCCAACCTGGGAGAAAGCAGCCGTGTGCACATTCAGAAAGAAGCCATCCCTACCATCCTCCCTGCTCTGTCTGTAgctgttctgtttgttttcaaGAGCAGTGTCATTCACAACGATCCCACAGCCTGGACTATGAGCCACTGATGGCTAGAATGTGTTGTGCAGATATTTCTAAGGGCGGGGaggaagaaaatggattctcTAACACGTTAGGAAAATCTTTTCGCTCCTGGTTTTTCTCTAGGTCTTTGGACGAATCAACTCTGAGGAAACAAATTGAAAGGGTGAGACCCTTGAAAAATACAGACGGTTGGGCCCATAGCACTATATCCATCCAGCCTTCCCCACACGCCAGTTTAGACTCAGGTCCCCAAGAACCATTTTCAACAAGGGAGCAAAATTTAGACGAAGATGTGTTTGTGGAGATGTCTCAAAAGCAACTGGAGTGGCCGAGAGCACCAGCCACAATGAAACATCTATGTGGGGACCAACAAGGAGAAGTTAGGAGAAATGGAGATGGGAATTTTCTGGAAGGCGCCAATACTAGTGAGAATGGCATGAATGCAGGTGATGTGGAAGAAGGTCCCCCTTCTGCTGGTAGAATCCTGAGAAGGATTTCTGCACTTGACTCCACAGATTCCAACCCAGAGGAGACCATTTCTGTCGAAGACCAACAGCCCAACGTTTTGGATTCCAGAGCCTTTATGCGCTACTACCATGTGTTTCGAGAAGGCGAGCTCTATGGCCTGCTGAAGGAGCACGTGGCAGAGCTGCATGTTCTGAGCTCTGGGAATGATCATGGCAACTGGTGTATCATTGCTGAGAAGAAGGACAATTGTGACTGA